One region of Rhodocaloribacter litoris genomic DNA includes:
- the pcaG gene encoding protocatechuate 3,4-dioxygenase subunit alpha: protein MQPTSSQTVGPFFHDALITGEAQRILAAPGARGERIYIEGTVYDGDGLPVPDALVEIWQADAAGRFPHPADPEYRLADPAFRGFGRSDTANDGRFHFETIRPGRRTGPDGDGHAPHVNVRVFGRGLLVHLVTRLYFEDEPTNATDPVLAQIALDRRSSLLARRVADGPPPCYQFDIRLQGTGETVFFDL, encoded by the coding sequence ATGCAACCGACGAGCAGCCAGACGGTCGGCCCCTTCTTCCACGATGCCCTCATCACCGGCGAGGCGCAGCGCATCCTGGCCGCACCCGGAGCCCGAGGGGAACGCATCTACATCGAAGGCACCGTCTATGACGGCGACGGCCTTCCCGTACCCGACGCCCTCGTCGAAATCTGGCAGGCCGACGCCGCCGGACGCTTCCCCCACCCCGCTGACCCCGAGTACCGGCTGGCCGACCCGGCCTTCCGCGGCTTCGGCCGTTCTGACACCGCGAACGACGGCCGCTTCCACTTCGAGACGATCCGTCCAGGCCGTAGAACCGGGCCGGACGGCGACGGACACGCCCCTCACGTCAACGTTCGTGTCTTCGGCCGGGGGCTGCTTGTTCACCTCGTCACCCGCCTCTATTTCGAAGATGAGCCGACCAACGCCACCGACCCCGTGCTCGCGCAGATAGCTCTGGACCGGCGATCGAGCCTCCTGGCACGGCGCGTGGCCGACGGACCACCCCCATGCTATCAGTTCGACATCCGGCTTCAGGGAACCGGTGAAACCGTCTTCTTCGACCTTTGA
- a CDS encoding 3-oxoacid CoA-transferase has protein sequence MRTVPVITAEEAARLVPPGATLMAGGFGMTGNPVHLLHALAERGTGGLTYIGNNVGEAGLGGGRLLRNGQIRKAIGSYFTSNPEAVAAAQSGAIEVQLLPQGSLAEAIRAGGAGLGGFYTPTAAGTLLAESAETREINGIPHVFVPALRADVAFIRAWRADTAGNLVYRMTEQNFNRAMAMAADLVIAEVEEIVPVGMLDPNEIHTPCLFVDYLVQAPLTLDDLGSSASVTTSARRADDARMLMARRAFAELKRGDVVNLGIGIPTLVADLIGPEDGIILHTENGMLGVGPAPKEGGALDYPVNAGKIPVTALPGSSYFDSADSFAMIRGGHIDVAIMGGLQVDAHGNLANWAVPGRPLLGVGGAMDLAAGARRLIVTMFHTDRDGTPKVVPTCTLPLTAVGAVDLLITDLAVFAFENGAMVLREVMPGVTPDEVRARTPAPFQDGTSRPA, from the coding sequence ATGCGTACCGTCCCTGTGATCACGGCCGAGGAGGCCGCCCGGCTGGTTCCGCCCGGAGCAACCCTGATGGCCGGCGGCTTCGGCATGACGGGCAACCCCGTCCACCTGCTCCATGCTCTGGCCGAGCGGGGCACGGGCGGACTGACCTATATCGGTAATAACGTCGGCGAAGCCGGCCTGGGCGGGGGACGGCTGCTCCGTAACGGCCAGATCCGCAAGGCCATCGGGTCCTATTTCACCAGCAATCCCGAAGCGGTTGCCGCCGCACAATCAGGTGCGATCGAGGTACAGCTCCTGCCGCAAGGATCGCTGGCCGAGGCCATCCGGGCCGGCGGCGCCGGCCTGGGCGGATTCTACACCCCGACGGCGGCCGGCACCCTCCTGGCCGAAAGCGCCGAGACCCGTGAGATCAACGGGATACCGCACGTGTTCGTGCCGGCTCTTCGCGCCGACGTGGCCTTCATCCGCGCCTGGCGAGCCGACACGGCCGGCAACCTCGTCTACCGGATGACCGAACAGAACTTCAACCGGGCCATGGCCATGGCGGCCGACCTCGTCATTGCCGAAGTGGAGGAGATCGTGCCTGTCGGCATGCTCGACCCGAACGAGATCCACACCCCCTGCCTCTTCGTGGACTACCTCGTACAGGCCCCTCTGACGCTCGACGACCTCGGCTCCTCGGCCTCGGTGACCACCAGTGCCCGGCGAGCGGACGATGCCCGCATGCTTATGGCACGACGCGCCTTCGCCGAACTGAAGCGCGGCGACGTGGTCAACCTAGGCATCGGAATCCCAACCCTCGTGGCCGACCTCATCGGCCCGGAAGACGGAATCATCCTCCACACCGAAAACGGAATGCTCGGCGTGGGCCCGGCCCCGAAGGAAGGCGGTGCTCTCGACTATCCCGTCAACGCCGGCAAAATTCCCGTGACGGCGCTGCCCGGTAGCAGCTATTTCGACAGCGCAGACTCCTTTGCCATGATCCGCGGCGGGCACATCGATGTAGCTATCATGGGCGGCCTCCAGGTGGATGCACATGGCAACCTCGCCAACTGGGCCGTACCCGGCCGACCGCTGCTCGGCGTGGGCGGCGCCATGGACCTCGCCGCCGGGGCCCGGCGACTCATTGTGACCATGTTCCACACCGACCGCGACGGGACGCCGAAGGTCGTGCCCACATGCACGCTCCCGCTCACGGCGGTCGGCGCCGTCGATCTACTCATCACGGACCTGGCCGTGTTTGCCTTCGAAAACGGCGCAATGGTGCTCCGCGAAGTCATGCCCGGCGTCACGCCCGACGAAGTCCGCGCCCGCACCCCGGCCCCGTTCCAAGACGGGACCAGCCGCCCTGCATGA
- a CDS encoding TIM barrel protein, which yields MELSANIELLFTEAGNDFGDRVRAATDAGITTVEIWFHSNKDLEALGRALRACGARVWTLLVEGRVPLADRESHPFFLEHVTQACQAARTLNCPHIVTGSGVGFPYMRRAQQHDIVVDALRAGADIAAEHGVVLLLENLNTRVDHPGTLFDTTTECLAAIRKVDHPGLALLFDLYHALQMGDAPGDVLRDHLDRVAHVQIADVPDRTEPGSGRIDWMTQLRTLRDLGYDGPVGLEYTPTTETRRSLAHIQAVLQALDAMPRDLS from the coding sequence ATGGAACTGTCTGCCAACATCGAGCTCCTGTTCACGGAAGCCGGCAACGATTTCGGAGACCGCGTGCGCGCCGCCACCGACGCGGGCATCACCACGGTCGAAATATGGTTCCACAGCAACAAGGACCTGGAAGCCCTTGGCCGGGCACTCCGGGCCTGCGGAGCTCGCGTCTGGACCCTGCTGGTCGAAGGACGTGTCCCCCTGGCCGACCGGGAAAGCCATCCGTTCTTCCTCGAACATGTGACACAGGCCTGCCAGGCCGCCCGGACGCTGAACTGCCCGCACATCGTCACCGGCTCGGGCGTCGGGTTTCCGTACATGCGCCGGGCGCAACAGCACGACATCGTCGTCGACGCGCTCCGGGCCGGCGCCGACATAGCTGCCGAACACGGCGTCGTCCTCCTGCTGGAAAACCTCAACACCCGCGTCGACCACCCCGGAACGCTCTTCGACACCACCACCGAATGCCTGGCGGCCATCCGGAAGGTCGATCATCCGGGCCTGGCGCTGTTGTTCGACCTCTATCATGCCCTGCAGATGGGAGACGCTCCGGGCGACGTACTCCGTGACCACCTCGACCGGGTAGCCCATGTCCAGATCGCCGATGTGCCCGACCGCACGGAGCCGGGGAGCGGGCGAATCGACTGGATGACCCAGCTCCGCACCTTGCGTGACCTGGGCTACGACGGGCCGGTGGGGCTCGAATACACACCGACCACGGAAACGAGGCGCTCCCTGGCCCACATTCAGGCCGTCCTGCAAGCCCTCGATGCAATGCCTCGCGATCTCTCCTGA
- the pcaH gene encoding protocatechuate 3,4-dioxygenase subunit beta, with the protein MNDFTEPRRGGTLDGSVQPPYLYAPYRATVKRAPHRPLMPLPHTLSERTGPVFGHEALHPLDHDLTRNAIVNGEPIGERIIVTGRVLDRSGHPVRHALIEVWQANAAGRYIHKLDQHDAPLDPNFAGTGRVLTDQDGTYRFITIRPGAYPWKNHDNAWRPSHIHFSIFGTDFTQRLVTQMYFPGDPLLALDPIFNSIPDEKGRQRLIAAYAHDVTEPLHALGYRFDIVLGGRSQTPFEE; encoded by the coding sequence ATGAACGATTTTACCGAACCCCGCCGCGGCGGCACGCTGGACGGGTCGGTGCAGCCGCCCTATCTGTACGCCCCGTACCGGGCCACCGTCAAGCGCGCCCCGCACCGGCCGTTGATGCCGCTGCCTCACACCCTCTCGGAGCGCACCGGGCCGGTTTTCGGGCACGAAGCCCTCCACCCCCTTGATCACGACCTGACGCGCAATGCCATCGTCAACGGAGAGCCTATCGGCGAGCGCATCATCGTCACCGGGCGCGTCCTGGACCGTTCCGGGCATCCCGTACGCCATGCCCTGATCGAGGTCTGGCAGGCCAACGCCGCCGGACGCTACATCCACAAACTCGACCAGCACGACGCTCCCCTCGACCCCAACTTCGCTGGCACCGGACGCGTCCTGACCGATCAGGATGGGACGTACCGCTTCATCACCATCCGGCCGGGTGCCTATCCCTGGAAAAACCATGACAACGCCTGGCGCCCCTCCCACATTCACTTCTCAATCTTCGGCACCGATTTCACGCAGCGCCTCGTCACCCAGATGTATTTCCCCGGCGACCCGCTGCTGGCCCTTGACCCGATTTTCAACAGCATTCCGGATGAGAAAGGACGCCAGCGCCTCATTGCGGCCTATGCCCATGACGTAACCGAACCCCTGCATGCGCTGGGGTACCGGTTCGACATCGTACTGGGTGGGCGCTCTCAGACGCCGTTTGAAGAATGA
- the pcaB gene encoding 3-carboxy-cis,cis-muconate cycloisomerase produces MALSPTDSHLFGALFSDAEMAELFSDAACIRSWLDVEASLARVQGRLGVIPAEVAQHIDAVLANLPIDPDGVRAGIARDGVPIAALVAQVRQAVDPEAAPYVHWGATTQDVMDTGLVLRLRAALRVLENLLGDVMSRLAEMTRVHRTTLMPGRTHAQHAVPITFGLKVAGWLAPLIRHRRRLAELRPRLLVVQLGGAAGTLAALDQRGPDVLHALADELGLGVPLLPWHTQRDSLAELAGWLSLVSGSLGKMAQDLILLAQSEVDEVHESSEVGRGSSSTMPQKHNPVASEVILAAARTNATLLGALHHALVQEHERGTHGWQMEWMVLPQMLALTAAALRQAAFLGRHLAVDVERMRRNVADSQGMLLAEALRLALAPHLGADAARQLIAEAGRIARREGFHLVELVRSRTDAPVDWAILRDESTYLGAADAFIERVLAEAADLLDTPPPS; encoded by the coding sequence ATGGCGCTCTCTCCCACCGACTCCCACCTCTTCGGTGCCCTGTTCTCCGACGCGGAGATGGCGGAGCTCTTCTCCGACGCAGCCTGCATCCGGAGCTGGCTCGACGTTGAAGCATCGCTCGCACGGGTGCAGGGGCGTCTGGGTGTGATCCCGGCCGAAGTGGCCCAGCACATCGATGCCGTGCTGGCCAATCTGCCCATCGACCCGGACGGGGTACGGGCAGGCATCGCACGGGATGGCGTGCCGATCGCGGCGCTGGTGGCCCAGGTGCGGCAGGCCGTCGACCCGGAGGCGGCCCCGTACGTCCACTGGGGCGCCACGACACAGGATGTCATGGATACCGGGCTGGTGCTCCGGCTCCGCGCGGCGCTCCGTGTGCTCGAAAACCTGCTCGGCGACGTGATGAGCCGGCTCGCGGAGATGACCCGCGTTCACCGTACCACGCTCATGCCGGGACGAACCCACGCGCAGCACGCCGTCCCCATCACCTTCGGGCTGAAGGTAGCCGGCTGGCTCGCGCCGCTGATTCGTCACCGCCGGCGGCTGGCAGAACTGCGCCCCCGGCTGCTCGTCGTCCAGCTCGGTGGGGCCGCCGGGACGCTGGCAGCCCTCGACCAGCGGGGACCGGATGTGCTGCACGCCCTGGCGGACGAACTGGGGCTGGGTGTCCCCCTCCTCCCCTGGCACACCCAGCGCGACAGCCTGGCCGAGCTGGCAGGCTGGCTCTCTCTGGTCTCCGGCTCGCTCGGTAAAATGGCCCAAGATCTCATCCTGCTCGCACAGAGCGAAGTGGATGAAGTCCACGAGTCCTCCGAGGTCGGGCGAGGGAGCTCCAGCACGATGCCCCAGAAGCACAACCCCGTTGCCAGTGAAGTCATCCTCGCAGCAGCCCGGACGAACGCCACCCTGTTGGGTGCCCTGCACCACGCCCTCGTCCAGGAACATGAACGGGGCACACATGGCTGGCAGATGGAATGGATGGTGCTCCCACAGATGCTGGCCCTGACGGCAGCGGCCCTCCGGCAGGCCGCCTTCCTGGGACGGCACCTGGCCGTCGACGTGGAGCGAATGCGCCGGAACGTGGCGGACTCGCAGGGCATGCTGCTGGCCGAAGCGCTCCGTCTCGCCCTGGCCCCCCACCTCGGTGCCGACGCGGCTCGACAACTCATCGCCGAGGCTGGCCGCATCGCCCGTCGTGAGGGATTTCACCTCGTCGAGCTGGTTCGTTCCCGGACCGACGCCCCGGTCGACTGGGCGATCCTTCGCGACGAATCGACCTACCTGGGCGCTGCCGATGCCTTCATCGAACGCGTGCTGGCGGAGGCCGCGGACCTTCTCGACACCCCACCCCCTTCCTGA
- a CDS encoding MFS transporter, whose protein sequence is MRSDTPPPRAGFAQGAIIIGINLLPMMAIVALMPVVPAIRNNFAELPGIETLAPLVLSAPGLCVALFSPLAGFLTDRLGRRKLLMLFTFLYGAGGILPFFVESFPAVLGGRFLLGIGEAFVLTIGNALLGDYFDEADRAKWLMWQGILGSACGTLLLSLSGYLSTLGWNYPFLVYAFAFAITGGAFLFIYEPRITRSRTETPTGPPPPFPLRLVLRIGLFTLMASALYFVYTFHFALALDAMGITDRQQIGNYSAVASIAVPIGAILFKLISGKSSRFQFACLFCLVGLGLIGIGLAVSVPAVVAAAWIQQLGAGMAIPVLIAWGLREVPPAFRGRGMGFWASGFFLGQFLSPLAVSAVRDVTGNLLVTFVVFGTVCLAVAAANLFLSRREVVPAGIPSGLP, encoded by the coding sequence ATGCGCTCCGACACGCCGCCCCCCCGTGCGGGCTTTGCCCAGGGTGCCATCATCATCGGCATCAACCTGCTGCCGATGATGGCCATCGTGGCCCTGATGCCGGTGGTCCCGGCCATTCGCAACAACTTCGCCGAGCTGCCGGGCATCGAAACCCTGGCCCCGCTCGTGCTCTCGGCGCCGGGCCTGTGCGTGGCCCTCTTTTCGCCGCTGGCGGGCTTTCTTACCGACCGGCTGGGGCGACGCAAGCTACTGATGCTCTTCACCTTCCTGTACGGCGCCGGGGGCATCCTTCCCTTCTTCGTCGAGAGCTTCCCGGCCGTGCTCGGCGGGCGGTTCCTGCTCGGCATTGGCGAGGCCTTCGTCCTCACGATCGGCAATGCGCTGCTGGGTGACTATTTCGACGAAGCCGACCGGGCCAAGTGGCTCATGTGGCAGGGCATCCTCGGGTCGGCCTGCGGTACGCTGCTGCTGTCCCTGAGCGGCTACCTGTCCACCCTCGGCTGGAACTATCCTTTCCTGGTCTACGCCTTTGCCTTTGCCATCACAGGAGGCGCCTTTCTGTTCATCTACGAGCCCCGCATCACCCGAAGCAGGACCGAAACACCGACCGGGCCGCCCCCCCCTTTTCCCCTGCGCCTGGTGCTCCGCATCGGGCTGTTCACCCTGATGGCGTCCGCGCTGTACTTCGTCTATACGTTCCACTTTGCCCTGGCCCTCGATGCCATGGGCATCACGGACAGGCAGCAAATCGGCAACTACAGCGCGGTGGCCAGTATCGCCGTGCCGATCGGGGCCATCCTGTTCAAGCTCATCTCGGGCAAAAGCAGCCGATTCCAGTTCGCCTGCCTGTTTTGCCTGGTGGGACTTGGGCTGATCGGGATCGGGCTGGCCGTCAGCGTGCCGGCCGTCGTGGCGGCCGCTTGGATCCAACAGCTCGGTGCCGGCATGGCCATCCCGGTGCTGATCGCCTGGGGCCTGCGCGAGGTGCCCCCGGCCTTCCGCGGCCGGGGCATGGGCTTCTGGGCCAGCGGGTTTTTCCTGGGCCAGTTTCTCTCACCCTTGGCCGTCTCCGCCGTGCGGGATGTGACGGGCAACCTGCTGGTGACCTTCGTGGTCTTCGGCACCGTCTGCCTGGCCGTTGCTGCGGCCAACCTGTTCCTGTCCCGGCGCGAGGTCGTCCCGGCCGGCATCCCCAGCGGCTTGCCATGA
- the pcaC gene encoding 4-carboxymuconolactone decarboxylase, which translates to MSHDDRYEQGMAVRRAVLGEAYVDRAEAAKTPFDAAFQRFITEFAWGTVWSGEGLDHRTRHLITIAILAALGRERELALHLRATPRTGVTPAEVREALHHVAVYAGIPAAHAAFGIARDVLATPGTRTDDFEQKQP; encoded by the coding sequence ATGAGCCACGACGACCGGTACGAACAAGGCATGGCCGTACGGCGGGCCGTGCTGGGCGAAGCCTACGTCGACAGGGCCGAAGCCGCCAAGACACCCTTCGACGCCGCCTTCCAGCGCTTCATCACCGAATTCGCATGGGGAACGGTCTGGTCCGGTGAAGGGCTCGACCACCGGACCCGTCACCTCATCACGATCGCTATCCTGGCGGCGCTCGGCAGGGAGCGGGAACTTGCCCTGCATCTCAGGGCCACGCCGCGCACCGGGGTCACTCCGGCCGAGGTACGCGAGGCCCTGCACCACGTCGCCGTCTATGCCGGCATCCCGGCCGCCCACGCCGCTTTCGGCATCGCCCGGGACGTGCTCGCAACACCGGGCACCCGTACCGACGACTTCGAACAGAAACAGCCATGA
- a CDS encoding thiolase family protein → MQDVVIVSALRTPIGRLGGALAAVRPDDLAALVIRAALDRVGLEGDEVDEVVLGCANQAGEDNRNVARMALLLAGLPDHVPGVTVNRLCASGLTAVNVAARAIRAGEGDVFVAGGVESMTRAPYSIPKNPQAFGPPGNQTAWDTSLGWRYPNPRLAARFPLEAMGETAENIYALSCTGALAGGEITREEQDRFALQSHARAVAALNAGRFVDEMVPVEIPRRKGDPVLVDTDEHPRCTRTEHGFELATSLEHLAALRPAFREGGTVTAGNASGLNDGACALVLMSARKASALGLRPLARWVASAAVGVDPRVMGLGPVTATHRALARAGITLDDIDLAEVNEAFAVQALAVLHELGLSEAITNVNGGAIALGHPLGCSGARILTTLLHEMQRRARAGARMRYGLATLCVGVGQGETTIIERC, encoded by the coding sequence ATGCAAGACGTCGTCATCGTCAGTGCTCTCCGTACTCCCATCGGCCGGCTCGGCGGTGCACTGGCCGCGGTCCGCCCGGACGATCTCGCGGCACTCGTGATCCGTGCCGCGCTCGACCGGGTCGGGCTCGAGGGAGACGAGGTGGACGAAGTGGTCCTCGGCTGTGCCAATCAGGCCGGTGAAGACAATCGGAACGTGGCCCGGATGGCGCTACTCCTGGCTGGCCTGCCGGACCACGTGCCGGGGGTCACCGTCAACCGGCTGTGTGCGAGCGGGCTGACCGCCGTCAACGTGGCCGCCCGGGCGATCCGCGCCGGCGAGGGCGACGTGTTCGTGGCCGGCGGGGTCGAGAGCATGACCCGTGCGCCGTACTCGATCCCGAAGAACCCGCAGGCGTTCGGGCCGCCCGGCAACCAGACGGCCTGGGACACAAGCCTGGGCTGGCGCTACCCCAACCCGAGGCTCGCCGCACGCTTTCCGCTCGAAGCCATGGGCGAGACGGCCGAAAACATCTATGCGCTCAGTTGCACCGGGGCGCTTGCCGGAGGCGAGATCACCCGCGAGGAACAGGACCGGTTTGCCCTCCAGAGCCATGCCCGGGCCGTCGCCGCCCTGAACGCGGGACGCTTCGTCGACGAGATGGTCCCCGTCGAGATCCCCCGGCGGAAGGGTGATCCCGTCCTCGTGGACACCGACGAACATCCCCGTTGCACCCGGACGGAGCACGGGTTCGAGCTGGCAACGAGCCTGGAGCATCTGGCGGCCCTGCGACCGGCTTTCCGCGAGGGGGGCACCGTCACGGCCGGCAATGCCAGCGGTCTCAACGATGGGGCCTGTGCTCTCGTGCTCATGTCGGCCCGGAAAGCCAGCGCACTGGGCCTGCGGCCCCTGGCACGATGGGTAGCCTCAGCCGCGGTGGGCGTGGATCCCCGTGTGATGGGGCTAGGCCCCGTGACCGCCACACACAGGGCCCTCGCCCGGGCCGGAATCACCCTGGACGACATCGACCTGGCCGAGGTCAACGAGGCCTTTGCGGTCCAGGCGCTGGCCGTGCTCCACGAACTCGGCCTGAGCGAGGCCATCACGAACGTCAACGGCGGTGCGATCGCACTCGGTCACCCGCTCGGCTGCTCCGGGGCCCGCATCCTCACCACGCTCCTGCACGAGATGCAACGCAGGGCACGTGCCGGCGCGCGGATGCGCTACGGGCTGGCGACGCTCTGCGTCGGCGTCGGGCAGGGAGAGACCACTATCATCGAACGTTGCTGA
- a CDS encoding TonB-dependent receptor: MTDPGSALAQTVSGTVRDAQGQPLAGATVVIEGTSVGTATDVDGRYTIRLPGPGAHTLVVSFVGYVTARREINGEGQQIDFRLEEAPLMLKDVVVTAENRTALAQDVPIAMALLSGEELETTGTTDLLQLQFEAPGLHLVQNTIFNQIGIRGVSSQAGGESELSDQAVTLNIDGEYINRPTSLNAALYDLERVEVLKGPQGTLYGRNATAGAINIITNKPVLRRTEASVSGQYGNYNLVKLTGALNLPLGDVAAIRLAGLLDRHDGYRDGGPAGRIDDGNVMGLRLGLRLDPAATFSLYVAGEYNRTDQQAPSQYGVNVAQAAPSLIGQPPATFSTELPKDFDVATGGFLKIDQYALRGRLRYSFGPAWLTYTGGYRYAELAGYQPLNGFLPETFSFDNNFGINTHSHELRLNGETPRFIWQTGMFYGYENQDVRRGLFLPAAAGAFGGRIPFLNYSIFDVTSSTFGVFGQATYNVTEQLGLTGGLRYTHDEKKRTGQQLGVPPFVPGAPAYFYPDARPQLNDPGMVDRFGEGNWSQVTWMVNADYDFTEDNMAYAKVSTGYKAGGFDELGPYDPEYLTAFEVGSKNRFLDARLRLNGSTFFYAYRDQQVTVFFNTEIGGTTQNAGSTNIFGIELDGEFLATARDRFRFSINFLEAKYHKFPTLVNVVSGDQVSVDLSGNRPVHSPRWILIGGYDRDVPLGPGILNIGVKTQYKSAYYLTPFNFAMERQDAYTKTDVDVAYRHPDGRWEIGAFVHNLEDNRIITYAAFTGGGIDLYNWIFGAPRTYGVRLSYLFR; encoded by the coding sequence ATGACCGACCCGGGAAGTGCTTTGGCGCAAACCGTCTCCGGCACTGTGCGTGATGCCCAGGGTCAACCCCTGGCCGGTGCCACCGTCGTCATCGAGGGCACCTCCGTCGGCACCGCAACGGACGTCGACGGAAGATATACGATCCGGCTCCCGGGCCCAGGCGCTCACACCCTGGTCGTCTCTTTCGTCGGTTACGTGACGGCACGTCGGGAGATCAACGGCGAAGGCCAGCAGATCGACTTCCGGCTGGAAGAGGCTCCGCTGATGTTGAAAGACGTGGTCGTCACGGCGGAGAACCGCACCGCACTGGCCCAGGACGTCCCCATCGCCATGGCCCTGCTGAGCGGCGAAGAGCTCGAAACAACGGGCACGACGGACCTCTTGCAACTGCAATTCGAGGCCCCCGGGCTGCATCTCGTTCAGAACACCATTTTCAACCAGATCGGCATCCGGGGCGTCTCCTCGCAGGCCGGCGGGGAGTCCGAGCTTTCGGACCAGGCCGTCACACTCAATATCGACGGGGAATACATCAATCGCCCGACCTCGCTCAACGCCGCCCTCTACGACCTGGAGCGGGTGGAGGTGCTCAAGGGGCCTCAGGGCACCCTCTACGGGCGTAACGCCACGGCCGGAGCCATCAACATCATCACCAATAAGCCGGTGCTGAGACGTACCGAGGCCAGCGTCTCCGGCCAGTACGGAAACTACAACCTCGTCAAACTCACCGGTGCGCTCAACCTGCCCCTGGGGGACGTGGCCGCGATCCGCCTGGCCGGCCTGCTAGACCGGCACGACGGCTACCGCGACGGCGGGCCGGCCGGACGCATCGACGACGGCAACGTCATGGGGCTTCGCCTCGGCCTTCGCCTCGACCCGGCAGCGACGTTTTCCCTCTACGTCGCCGGCGAGTACAACCGCACCGATCAGCAGGCCCCCTCCCAGTACGGCGTCAACGTGGCCCAGGCTGCGCCCTCCCTCATCGGGCAACCGCCGGCCACGTTCTCCACCGAACTCCCGAAGGACTTCGATGTGGCCACAGGCGGCTTCCTGAAGATCGACCAGTATGCCCTCCGGGGCCGCCTGCGTTACAGCTTCGGGCCGGCCTGGCTCACCTATACGGGCGGCTATCGCTACGCCGAACTGGCAGGATACCAGCCCCTGAACGGGTTTTTGCCGGAAACCTTCAGCTTCGACAACAACTTCGGCATCAATACCCACAGCCATGAACTCCGGCTCAACGGGGAAACCCCGCGGTTCATCTGGCAGACGGGTATGTTCTACGGCTACGAAAACCAGGACGTACGACGCGGCCTGTTTCTCCCCGCCGCAGCCGGTGCCTTCGGCGGCCGCATCCCCTTCCTCAACTACTCGATCTTCGACGTGACTTCCTCAACCTTCGGTGTGTTCGGGCAGGCCACCTACAACGTCACCGAACAACTCGGGCTCACCGGAGGACTCCGGTACACCCACGACGAGAAGAAGCGCACGGGCCAGCAACTGGGAGTCCCCCCCTTCGTCCCCGGCGCACCGGCGTACTTCTATCCGGATGCCCGCCCGCAACTGAACGACCCGGGCATGGTGGACCGATTCGGCGAAGGCAACTGGAGCCAGGTAACCTGGATGGTAAACGCCGACTATGACTTCACCGAGGACAACATGGCCTATGCCAAGGTGAGCACGGGGTACAAGGCTGGCGGGTTCGACGAGCTGGGACCCTACGATCCGGAGTATCTGACCGCGTTCGAGGTCGGCTCCAAGAACCGATTCCTGGATGCCCGGCTGCGCCTCAACGGCTCGACCTTCTTCTACGCCTACCGGGATCAGCAAGTCACCGTCTTCTTCAACACCGAAATCGGAGGCACCACCCAGAACGCCGGAAGTACGAACATCTTCGGGATCGAACTGGACGGAGAGTTCCTGGCCACCGCTCGCGACCGGTTCCGCTTTTCCATCAACTTCCTGGAGGCCAAGTATCACAAATTTCCCACCCTCGTCAACGTAGTCAGCGGCGACCAGGTGAGCGTGGACCTGTCCGGCAATCGGCCCGTGCATTCGCCCCGCTGGATCCTGATCGGCGGCTATGACCGGGACGTTCCACTGGGACCAGGCATCCTCAACATCGGTGTCAAGACGCAGTACAAGTCGGCATACTACCTGACCCCCTTCAACTTCGCCATGGAGCGGCAGGATGCCTATACGAAGACAGACGTGGACGTCGCCTACCGCCATCCGGACGGACGGTGGGAGATCGGAGCCTTCGTGCACAACCTAGAGGACAACCGGATCATCACGTATGCGGCCTTCACCGGCGGCGGCATCGACCTCTACAACTGGATCTTCGGAGCGCCTCGCACCTACGGCGTGCGGTTGAGTTACCTGTTCCGCTGA